A stretch of Phaeodactylum tricornutum CCAP 1055/1 PHATR_bd_21x34 genomic scaffold, whole genome shotgun sequence DNA encodes these proteins:
- a CDS encoding predicted protein gives MAEANPDIAGLTALVQQLLAERELDRRERDQVALELERARQAAGPVPSVIQPTLPKIGGISNGVVWVGGEPNVSWTETKNLEPRSAYCRRHTTDKDLKVLEYMLKPHVPKFKRDDPLFPLVSFASDVETHMELTGMDSVFWFADPTDSTQMLNVFTSHSRFPENYVAQEVSRKVKNGIYDKYDIQNLEFSANYLRESLDVTLRGDIRGLLRAKITGPELFMTVVSEIQSSSVRSYRAKERQLESMSLKTYPGENVKTLTRDIANICDELDRAGRLPEDIILTIVNIYAKSSVEEFRIYFIGRRVEVERFLKKSSGKSQDVVRAMDDYIGYKEMGLEANSQYQSLIDSGNYGPAATANDTGDAPHAYMTKTETDALIQQKLKPSTRDTSTIKCFKCGKMGHFANKCPDNAGPSGVPAPTGAPNWKKVAPAATDEQTKTVEEVKYYWCDHPNCKRWNPSHLTDSHGRRDTDGNLLQEEANAAVDVATETPSGNLGAW, from the coding sequence TTGACCGCCTTGGTCCAGCAACTCCTGGCCGAGCGCGAGCTCGACCGTCGCGAGCGGGACCAGGTCGCACTCGAACTCGAGCGCGCACGTCAGGCTGCTGGGCCAGTTCCCTCGGTCATTCAGCCCACTCTTCCTAAGATAGGAGGCATCTCGAACGGTGTGGTGTGGGTAGGTGGAGAACCTAATGTCTCCTGGACAGAAACCAAGAACTTGGAGCCGCGTTCGGCTTACTGTCGTCGCCATACTACTGACAAAGACCTCAAGGTTTTGGAGTATATGTTAAAACCGCATGTCCCGAAGTTCAAGCGCGATGACCCTTTGTTTCCGCTTGTGTCCTTTGCGTCAGACGTCGAAACCCATATGGAACTCACTGGGATGGACTCAGTTTTCTGGTTTGCGGATCCAACGGATTCCACCCAGATGCTCAATGTCTTCACTTCTCATTCGCGTTTCCCCGAGAATTATGTGGCTCAAGAAGTTTCGCGGAAAGTCAAGAACGGCATCTACGATAAGTACGATATTCAAAATTTGGAGTTTTCGGCTAACTATCTGCGTGAATCTCTGGATGTTACGCTTCGAGGAGACATTCGTGGTTTGCTTCGCGCTAAGATCACGGGTCCAGAGCTCTTCATGACTGTCGTGTCAGAAATTCAGTCGTCTTCGGTGCGCTCCTATCGTGCGAAAGAACGCCAACTTGAATCGATGAGTCTCAAGACTTATCCCGGCGAGAATGTGAAAACTCTCACGCGCGATATTGCAAACATTTGCGACGAATTGGACCGAGCTGGACGTCTTCCTGAAGACATCATACTTACGATCGTAAATATTTACGCCAAGTCGTCCGTCGAGGAATTTCGCATCTACTTCATTGGTCGTCGTGTTGAAGTTGAACGCTTTCTAAAGAAATCTTCAGGGAAAAGTCAAGACGTGGTTCGCGCTATGGATGACTACATTGGTTACAAGGAAATGGGCCTAGAGGCCAATAGTCAGTATCAAAGTCTAATTGATTCGGGTAATTATGGTCCGGCTGCCACAGCCAACGACACCGGGGATGCTCCCCACGCCTATATGACTAAAACGGAAACCGATGCTTTGATTCAACAGAAACTCAAGCCCTCCACGCGCGACACCTCGACTATCAAGTGTTTCAAATGTGGAAAAATGGGCCATTTTGCCAATAAGTGCCCGGATAATGCTGGGCCATCCGGTGTGCCGGCTCCGACCGGAGCTCCTAATTGGAAGAAAGTCGCCCCAGCGGCTACGGACGAACAGACTAAAACTGTTGAAGAAGTCAAGTACTATTGGTGCGATCATCCTAATTGTAAGCGCTGGAACCCGTCGCATTTGACGGATAGCCACGGTCGTCGCGATACGGACGGGAATCTACTTCAGGAAGAAGCCAACGCGGCAGTCGACGTCGCTACGGAAACTCCGTCGGGAA